One Nitrospinota bacterium genomic window, TAACACCTTTTAGCGTTGGCAAAGACAATGTGGGTATAATGGCCGGTGATGTTTTAATTTTCATTGCCCTTGGTCGGTTGTGGCGATTAAGAACAATTTTTTAATATTTTAGTAATGAGTTTAATGCATGGATCATTTAATTAAAGATTTAGCCATCCTTTTACTCGTTTCCCTGCCCATTAATGTTCTTTTTCACAAGATCAAGATTCCCTCAGTGATGGGGTTTTTGATAGCGGGAGTGATCATTGGTCCCAACGGCTTGCAACTGATTCAAGATTCAGAGCGGGTCAAGGATTTGGCTGAGATCGGAGTGATATTACTGCTTTTTGTCATCGGTCTGGAGTTTTCCATAAAACGCATGTTGAAGGATCTGGGGGTGGTTTTGGGGGTGGGCACCCTGCAACTGGGTCTTACAGGAGCGTTGATTTTTTTCATCTTCAACGCTTACGGATATTCCATGAGTCAAGGCCTGTTGTTCGGGTTGTTGATTCCTCTGAGTAGTACCGCCATCGTCTTGAAAATGATAACCGACCGGGCGGAAATCGACACACGGCACGGACGGATTTGCATTGGGACCCTGTTGTTTCAGGATTTAGCTGTGGTTCCCATGATGCTCATCATTCCTCTGCTGTCTCAATCTGGCCAATTATCCTCATTGGATTTTGGCATGGCCCTTTTAAAGGCTGTTGCGGCTGTTGCGGCTATTGTATTTCTTTCCCGAATGTTTGTCCCCCGGTCGCTGGGTGCGATCGCACGACTGGGTAGTAAGGAACACCTGACCCTGTTTGTGATCCTGATCATCCTGGGCACGGGGTGGGTTTCAGAATCGGTGGGGTTGTCTCTGGCTATGGGAGCCTTTATCGCCGGAATCATAATTTCTGAATCCGAGTACAGTCACCAGATTATTCTGGATATCCTTCCATTACGGGATTATTTCGGCAGTATCTTTTTTATATCCGTGGGGATGCTTCTTCAGGTGCAGGTTTTTTGGGATTCTGCCCTATGGTTTCTGGGTTTGGCGGCGGCGGTCGTCGCATTGAAAGCGGTTTTGGCTTTTTTGGCCTGTCTGGTATTGAAAAATTCTTTCAGGGATTCTTTCATCGTTGGAGCCCGGTTGGCGCAGGTGGGGGAGTTCTCTTTACTTCTTGCCAGTCTGGCCTTGGAAAGCGATTTATTTTTGCCGGGCCAGTACCAATCTTTTTTAATTGTTTGTATTCTCAGCATGCTGGCAGCACCGCTTTTGATCCAGGTTTCAACAGGGCTTTCGATGAAACTCCATTCCCTGTTTCGTGCGGGTCCAGAAGAGGAATCTGAATCTCCAGGGCAGAACAAACTTGCAGGACACGTGATCATTGCCGGGTACGGTCTGGTTGGACGGAACCTGTCACGGGTGCTTAAAGAAACGCATACTCCATTTGTCGTGCTGGAGTTGGCTGGGGAAAAAATAAAACAGGCTTTGAATGAAGAAGTTAAGGCGCTGTATGGGGATTCAACGCATCGGGACACCCTCCTTCGAGCCGGGATCAAACGCGCAAAAATGTTGGTCATCGCCAGTTCTTCCGATTTCATGTCTGCGGAACAGACGGTGCGATTGGCAAGGCAACTGAATTCAGAAGTTTATATTCTGGTGCGGGTTCGTTATGCGGCACAGGTCGATGAACTCAACGCCGCCGGAGCCAATCAGGTGATCCCGGAAGAATTTGAAACGTCCATTGAAATTTTTTCCAGAGTCCTGCGCGAATACCACATCTCCAACAACATCATCGAGCAACAGGTGGAACTTGCAAGGTTGGAAGGCTATGGCATGTTTCGCGGATTGTCGCTGAATATTGAAAGCATGAAAAAGTTTTCAGCTTACATGACCGCCAGTCTGACAGAATCCTTTCAAGTGCTTGAAGATTCCTGGTGTCACAACCAATCGATTGGTGAGCTTAAATGGATTAAAGATTCCGGCGTAAAAATGATTGCCGTGGTTCGCAATAACGATCTTGACGCCAATCCCGATCGGGAGTTTCGATTCCGGGTGGGCGATATCATCATTTTATTCGGGCGGCATGCCAACCTGGACAGGTCTTTAAAATACTTGCGCTATGGGGATTCGACCGGATAAAATTTCCTCTCATATTTCATCTCTAAAAGTGACGGCTATTTCGGCAATGAATTGACTAAAATTCTCATGCCTGAAAAAATTCAGAATGTTGCCGACATGCTCAAAAAAGTGGGGATGGGAGAGCAGGTCGATACGTTTGTGTTGACCATGAACCGGGCGGCGGAGAGTGCGGCTCCCCAGGCGAAAGGGTTTTTTATGGACGCCATCAAGGAAATGACTTTCGACGACGCTAAAAAAATTCTTGATGGAAGCGACACAGCGGCGACCGAATATCTGGACTCCAAAACCCGGCAAAAGATTTATGACGCTTTCAAGCCGACCGTGTCTACCCAACTGGATCAAGTGGGGGATACCAAAGCTTATAAAGATATGATGGGATCGTTCTCGTCCATTCCCTTTGCATCGGCTCAATCCATGGACCTGGATCATTATGTGACCGATAAGGCACTGGAGGGTCTTTTTAAAGTGGTTGGTGAGGAAGAAAAGAAAATTCGAACCAATCCCACCGCCAGGGTGACGGATCTTTTGCAACAGGTTTTTAAGAAATAATTAAAATGAGCAGGTTCCAGCGATGACAAATTTTTCCCGACCCTAAGGTGATTAGAAAAAATCTCTGGAAATCTGTATTGATTTTTACGGGATATTTCTTTGTCTCAAGCCTTCCGATTTCAGAGGCGCGTCCGACAATTCCTTCGATGCTAGAAATCCCCGGCGGGTTTTTCATTCAGGGGGATCCGACCCATGCCCGGCCTCGCGAAAAACCCGTTGCTTTTTTGGAAACATTTTTGATCGATTCACATGAAGTCACCAATGCGGAGTTTACCAAACAGTTTCCTGAACATTCCTTTCGTGAGGGTGCTGAAAAACATCCGGTGAGCCATGTGACCTGGCAGGAAGCTAAAACCTATTGCCTCTTGGTTGGCAAGCGCCTGCCCTCAGAAGCGGAGTGGGAAAAAGCCGCACGCGGGACTGATGGCCGGTTGTATCCGTGGGGCGACCAGGTTCCCAATAGAAAACCGCATCCTTATTATTCAGGACTCGTCAAGCGCACCGTGGGTCTCAATCGCCAGGACGTTTCGTTTTATGGCGTCCGGGATATGGCGGGCTCGATCTGGGAATGGACAGCGGATCGGGTGGACGGAAAGACGGTCACCCGCGGCGGTTTGTGGAATCACCACCTGGATTATGAATACAGCAAAACCTTTGAGCGGAATTTGATTGATCCAGATAATAGGTTCATCTTTTTGGGATTTCGTTGCGCGAGGTCGAAATGATATCCAGAAGAAATTTTCTTGCCCGCTGGTTGGCGGCGGTGTCGGTCATTTTGACAGGAATGTTTTTGCGTCCCTCCAAGGTCATCGCGGATATCGATCATTTTTCAGGTACTGATTTTGTCGGTAAAACCCGTGTAGGGGAGCATGAGTCGTTTTATATCAATTACTGGAAACCGATGCGGCGCATCCAGCCGTTGCAATGGAAGCTGGAGGTCAGGGGGCTTTGCAAAAATCCGGCAACGTTTACTTTAAAAGAGATTAAATCCCTGCCCGTCAAAACCCGGACCTCGCGTCTGAAATGCGTGGAGTGCTGGTCGGCGCGCGCCGAATGGCAGGGATTTTCAATCAAGGACCTGGAGGAAAAGATTCAACCTTTACCCGAAGCCACCGGAGTGCTGTTCCATTGCGCCGACACTTACCAGGAATATCTTCCCAGAGAAAGCCTGATGCGCCCCGAAACTCTGTTGGCTTACAATATGGACGGCAAACCCCTGACGGATGAGCACGGGTTCCCCTTGCGGGTGATCGTTCCGTTTAAATATGGCTACAAAAACCCAAAGGCCATTTTAACCATGGAATATGTTGCAGACGTTAAAGCCGGGACGTGGAGCAAGATCGGTCCCTATTCCATGGACGGTACGATTCTTCCTGGTATCGACCATCCCCTGGACCTTGGCAAAAAACCGCACCGCATTCCGGGAGGAGAGATCCTGGACTATTGAAAGATTTCTCTGGAATTCAGCCTATCATTTTTAAAGAAGATGGGAGACTTTCATTGCGGTATGGATTTTTTTAAAATCAGGTATCGTTTATAGGGATCTGCATTCATGCTTTTTAGAATGTTTACCATCACCTGGTTGTCTTCCAGAATCCAGGAAAGCTCCAAACCTTTTATTTGTTTTGGATCTTTGGTAATGATGTCCCCAATCAGACGATTATAGAGAAGGACATCGAGCCCCTGATTGCGAAATCGGCTTTTGACTCCCATGAGAAGAATTCGCCCGGTCTGGATATATTTCCGGTAGGAGAGAAGTTTGAAGATTCCAGTGGGAAAAAGTTTTCCTGATTTGATGCGGATCAGTACATCATTCATATCGGGAAGACCGAGCAAAAAGGCCGCAGGTTCATCATCCTTGTTCAATATGTAAATAAATTCCGATTGTGCAAAGTGCTTGAGTTGCTTTGCCATATTGTCGATTTCTGCCTCCGTCATGGGAACAAATCCCCAGTTTTTGTTCCACGCCTCATTGTAGATGTCCAAAATAATTTTTAGTTCCGATTTCAGATTTGCCATATGTAACGTCCGGATTTCGTAAGAACCTTCCAGTTCCCTGGCGATTCTTTTTGCCATGACGGTAAACAGTTCCGGCGTTTCCGTATTTCTATCGACCCAGAAAGCCAGGAGTTCCTTTTCCTTTTTGTAGCCTAGTTTAAATAGCTGGTCCGGATAATAGGGTTTTGTGTAGGGCATCATGATGACGGGAGGTCTGTCAAAGCCCTGGATCAAAAAACCCACTTCGTGGTTGGTCGAGAAATTAAAGGGTCCTATTAAAGAATCCATTTCTCCGGACCTTACCCATTGCTCACAGGAGTTCATCAATTTCTCCGCGACTTCCTCACTTTCAATTGATTCATAGAAGCCGAAAAACCCCTGCCGGGTTTTATAGAATTTGTCATAATTATCGTCACGGTGCGCCGTGACCCTCCCCACAGGCTGATTGCCTTTGTAGGCGACAAAAAAACAGACCTCGCTGTGATTCATGAACGGATTTTTTTTGCTGAAGAATTCTTTTCTTTCAAGCCGAAGCGGAGGGCACCAGTTTTTATCATTTTTATATAAAAAATAAGGGAGTTCCAGAAAATCCCGCATTCCTTTTTTATCACCGTTGACCTGTTTGACCATCACCATGAAAATAACTCCTGAAGACTTGCTGATTCTATTGAAAAGTGCCTTTTGAAGCTTTGGGTTTAGAGGGCGGAAAACTCATGAACGGGAAAACGATTATGAGTGAAAATATTAAAGATAACAGGAGAAAGTCGACCGATAAATCATTTGATTCCGTTTGTTCGACAAACTAGAATGAGCCTCTCATCTTTAGATTTAAAAAAAGTAGTTCTGTGGAAAATCATTCTCTCAAGATATCAGCGAAAACAATGGCTTGGAAAAATAAATGAGTTCAAAAAGAAATGAACCGATTGCCATTATCGGATTGGGTTGCAGATTTCCCGGTGGCGCGAACAGTCCTGAGCAGTATTGGGATCTTCTTCGTCAAGGAAAAGATGCCATTATAGAGGTTCCGCCGGACCGATGGAATGTAGAAACCTATTACAGTCCCAATCCCAAGGCCCCCGGTAAAACTATTTCCCGCTGGGGAGGGTTCATCGACTCCATGCAAATGTTCGATGCGCGTTTTTTTGGCATATCTCCCCGTGAAGCCACGCACATGGACCCACAACAGAGGATTCTTCTGGAATGCGTTTGGCAGGCTCTGGAAGATGGCGGCCAGGTTCCGGACCGTCTCGCCGGAACTCCCGTCGGGGTGTTTTTGGGAGTTTCTGGATGGGAATATCAGAGTTACTTGAAACTGGATCTTCATTGCGTCGAAGGCCAGACCGTTTCAGGGGTTGCCTTGAGTGTGGCGGCCAATCGAATTTCCTATCTGTTCGATTTTAAAGGTCCGAGTTTGATAACGGATACCGCCTGTTCCTCTTCTCTGGTGGCGGCTCATCTGGCTTGCCAGAGCATCTGGAGTGGAGAATCAACCCTGGCCATCACCGGGGGAGTCAATGCGATTCTTGTTCCAGACGTTACCATCGGCCTGGGCAAAGGAGGCATGCTGTCTCCCGATGGGCGGTGCAAGTCTTTCGATGCGGCGGGCAATGGCTATGTTCGTGGAGAAGGCGCGGGAATCGCGGTTTTAAAGCCATTGCAAAAAGCCTTGCAGGATAAGGACCCGGTTTACGGGATGATTTTATCGACGACGTCCAATCAGGACGGTCGTACCTGGGCAATGCCCATTCCCAATGGCGAGTCTCAGAAAGCCATGCTACGGGAAGCCTGTAAAAAAGCCGGGATCTCACCCAACGAGATTCAGTACCTTGAAGCCCATGGAACCGGGACCCTCATGGGTGATCCCATTGAAGCCAATGCCCAGGGCCAGGTTCTATCGGAAAATCGGCCCCTGGATGATGTTTGTTATATGGGCTCGGTTAAAAGCAATATTGGTCATTTGGAATCCGCTTCGGGAATCGCGGGTCTGATGAAAGTTGCCCTGGCGCTCAAGCATAAGGAAATCCCTCCCAACCTTCACTTCAAACACCCACATCCCGAAATAGATTTTGAAGCCCTGAAGTTAAAGATTCCCCTGGAGCTGACACCTTGGCCACAAAAAGATGTTCCGGCGCTTGCAGGGGTGAATTCCTTCGGGTTTGGCGGCACCAACGCCAATATTCTCGTCAAGGAAGCTCCCGTTCAAATGGATCCAAAGACCGACGGCGTTGACTCCGGCGACCCGGCAGATTTGCTTCTGACCTTATCTGCCCGCACTCCAGATGCCTTGAAGGATTTTGCGCAAAGTTACATCGACTTTTTTTACAAAAAGAAGGATTGGACGAGTCGGGACCTCGGAGACGTTTGTTATACCGCCTCCATGAGAAGGAATCACCATGATTATCGCCTCGCGATGGCTGGGCAATCGGTTCAGGATTTCATCGAAGGTCTGCAAGCATTTTTGAACGATGAAAAACATCCAGGTCTCTCCAGCGGAAAAGTCATCGCCGCAAGGAAATCTGAAGGTCTCTCCAGCGGAAAAGTCATCGCCGCAAGGAAATCTGAAGGTGTTTCTTCTGGAAATAATATTGTGGACGCAGGTCCAAAAATCGTTTTTTTATTTTCCGGGCAGGGTCCGCAATGGTGGGCGATGGGCCGTCAGCTTATGGAGAAGGAACCGGTCTTTCACGCCGCCATCAAAAAATGCGATGCATTGTTTAGTCGACATGCCGACTGGTCCTTGTTGAAAGAATTGATGGCGGATGAAGAGCACTCGAGGATCAATGAAACTCATATCACTCAACCGGCCTTGTTTGCCCTTCAGGTGGGTCTGGCCGATTTATGGAAATCGTGGGGTATCCAACCCTCCGCAGTGATAGGCCACAGTATCGGGGAAGCCGCCGCGGCGTATACGGCGGGAGTTTATTCCCTGGAGGAGGCCGTTCGCATCGTTTTCCATCGCGGACGATGGCTTCACAAAATGGCCGGAAAAGGGAAAATGGCGGTGGTCGGCCTTTCGGAGCGAAAAGCTGAAGAAGTTCTCAAGGGCTGGGAAAATGAAATTTCCCTGGCGGCGGTGAACAGTCCGAAATCCGTCACCGTGTCCGGAGATGCTGGCGCTCTGGAAAAAATGATGGAGCCTCTCCAGCAAAAAGAAATATTCTGTCGTTATCTGCAAGTCAATTATGCTTTTCATAGCTATCAGATGGATTCTGTCCGCAAGGATTTGCTGAAATCTTTAAAAGATCTCACCTGCCAAAAAGGCTCCATTCCCTTTTATTCTACCGTGCGGGGAAAAGTTGAGAGCGGAGATCAATTGGGAGCCGATTACTGGTGGGAAAACGTCAGAAACCCCGTCCGTTTTTTTAAAGCCACAGAAAAACTGGTCCAGGATGGATTCACCACCTTTCTGGAATTCAGCCCGCACCCGGTTCTTGGAGCCAACATCTCTGAATGCCTTTCCCATTTAAAACAGAAGGGCACGGTTCTTCCCTCTCTGAATCACAATGAAGAGGACCGCAAGATCATGGTGAATTCTTTGGGGGCTCTCTACTGTCAGGGCCATCCGATAGATTGGAACTCGATTTTCCCAGATGGCGGACGTTGTGTTTCTTTGCCCTATTATCCCTGGCAGAGGGAGCGTTACTGGCATGAAAGGGAAGAGAAAGGCTATGATCCCTTTGCCGTTGATGTTCATCCTTTCCTGGGTTGGGAGATGGAGTTTTCATCTTCCGGATGGCAATGCCGCCTGGATAAACGGGATTTAATTTTTCTTGGCGACCATGTTGTCAAGGGGCTCCTCATATTTCCAGGCGCGGGATTTGTCGAGTGGGCTCTGGCCCTGGCGAAACATGTTAAGGACGGCGCCTCCTGTGTTTTGGACTCGATCGAATTTCACAATGCCCTGATCCTTCCCAGGAACAAAGGTCTCAAAACCCAGATGAGCTATGACCCCTCGGATGCGTCCTTTAAAATTCACAGTCTGTCCGACCGAACCCATCAGACCTGGACGTTGCATGCAAGTGGAACCCTGGCGGATCAATTCAACCCGAACGATCCTGCAAAAATCGATCTGCAAGCCATCAAAAACCGTTGCAAAAAGGAAGTGATCTCAAAGGAGCTGTACGAAACTTTTGAGAAAATGGGCTTGAGCTATGGTCCCGCTTTCCAGGGGATCGACAAATCCTGGCGCGGGGATGGAGAGGCTTTGGCGTTGCTGAAAAAGCCAGAAGCCCTGGGAATTGACGCCAGGCCCTACCAGATCCATCCGGCCCTTCTGGATGCGGCCTTTCAGGTTTCCGCGTTGTTGGCTCTGGAATCCGAAGCGCTTACAAGTAAACTATTTCTCCCTGTCTCCTTGGATAGGGTTCTATTCAATGGATCTCCCCCGCATCCCCTTTGGGTTTACGTGAAAGCAAAAGAGTTTAGTAGCGGTCAGGCCGTGGTTGATTTGCAGATGTTTGATGAGGATGGGAAAATTTGGATCGAGTGCCAGGGGCTTCATTTGCGGGCGATAAATCCCGGACGGGGAAGAGATTTGCAAAACCCGGACAACTGGCTTTATGAATGGCGTTGGGAGCCCTGTTCTGACACAGCTTCGTCTAGCCAGAAAAGTGTAACGGCTCTGCTTCCTGGGCCGGATGAAATAGTATCCTCGCTTGAAGAGGGGCGAGATTATCTGTCTCAGGTTCTTGATCGCCCCTGTTTTTACGATGCCATTGAACCGCAGTTCAATCATCTGAGCGCCCTTTATGTTCTTAAAGTCCTGAAGCAACTCGCGCCTGGATTTGAAGCGTTGACGGTGTTTTCCACTGAATTCTTGATGGAACACTTCAAGCTGAATCCCAAACACTCGGCTTATGTGGAAAATTGCTTGTGCATTCTTGGGGATGAAGGAATTTTAGAGAGGCAAGACACGCAGTGGAAAATAGTTTCTATTCCAAAAAAAGTTGAAAACCCTCAGGAAGTCTGGAAATCGATGATGGGGAAATTTCCGGCCTACTTAGCCGAACTCAATCTGTTAAGGTTGGCGGGAGAAAAACTTGCTGGAATTTTAACGGGCGAAATCGATGGACTGCAAACAATTTTCGCTGAAGAAAACGCCATTTGGGAACGTCTTCAGCAGGGTGCTTGCAGTTCGCGGATTTATACCCTGTTACTGCAAAAAGTAATTTCTTTTCTGTTGAATGATCTGCCCGAGGGCAGAAAGTTACGAATATTGGAGATTGGCGGCGTGGCCTCTGGGGTGAACACCCCTTCTATTCTTCGCAAATGCTCGCCGGATAAAGTGGAATACGTTTTTACCGATTTAACGGAAGACAGGGGTGAAAAAGCCGGGCAGAAACTGCGGGAATTTTCCTGCGTTCAATCTAAAACGCTGGATTTGGAATTGCCTCCTTCTACGCAGGAGTTTGCACCTCATTCCTTTGATTTAATTCTTGGGTCACATTTTAATTTTGAGATGGAGCCGTCGCCAAAGGCTCTGGGGCATATCAAAGAATTGCTTACATCCGAGGGCCTGCTCCTGCAACTTGAATGGAATACCGCTTCCAGTTGGCTGCGTATGATTTTGGGAGTTTGTGAGTTTGATTGTGGGACAGCAAAAAAAGCGCCCTTTCCCTGGAAGGGGGGCGGGGATTGGCGCCAATTGTTGACAGAAGCCGGTTTTGAAAACGCGTTGCAGTGGGGAGATGTGGATGATTTAAGCAAATCTTTGCAGACATTTCTTTTGGCAAGAGGCCCGAAAATTTCACAGGCAGATTCCCCGCAGGAAAATAAAATACTCGCACCCAATAAAAAGGGCAGTTGGATACTATTTGCCGACAGCAAAGGTGTGGGAAAAGCTCTGGCGGAATCTTTGCAAAATTTTGGCGAAAATTGTTTTCTCGTGACGCCGGGAACCGAGTTCCAAGCGGGGGGGGATGGTCGAATCCAGGTGCGTCCCGACTCTCTGGAGGACATGGGAGACCTCATCCATTTTGTTCGCAAGCAAAAACCGGCGCTTCGCGGCATCGTCCATCTATGGAATCTGGATAGTCCAGAGACAGCAGACTTATCCTTGAGCTCCCTGCAACAGACGGAAACTTTCGGAAGCCTGAGCGTCACTCAACTCATCAATGAGATGGCGAATGTCAAATGGTCGAAAGCGCCTCAGCTTTTTCTCGTGACCCAGGGCAGTCAGGCCGTACAGCCGAAAGAAAAAAATATCTCAGTCGCCCAGGGACCTGTTTGGGGAATTGGGCGGGTGATCCAGTCCGAACATTCCAATTTCAAGTGCAAAATTGTGGATCTGGACCCCGAGTCGGGTTCCAACCCGGAAAATGCCTTGTTTGCAGAATTGTGGCGGGACGACAGGGAAGAAGAGATCGCCTTCCGGCAGGGTCAACGATTCACCTATCGTCTCCACCGTCCCGAGCCTGAAGAAACGACCGTAGACAGTTTTATCCAGGCTAAAGAAACTGAAGCTCCCGCATTTGTTATGGATATTGGCACGCCGGGAATTCTTGAAAATTTTAAGCTCAAGGCTGTGGAGCGTTCCCGGCCCGAGCCGGGGGTTGTGGAAATCCGGGTTTGTGCCGCCGGTCTTAATTTTCGCGATGTGATGATTGCGCTCGGCCTGCTTCCAGGAGAACTGGAAGGGGTGAATCACACCTGGGAAACCCTGGGTTTGGAATGCTCGGGAATTGTGACTGCAGTGGGCGAAGGGGTGACGGATTTCCAGGTTGGCGACGAAGTGGCGGCTTTGTCAGGTGGAGGCTGTTTCGGTTCTCACACGATGGCCCCGGCGTTTGCCACAGCTCTTAAACCCAGGCAAATTAGTTTTGAAGATGCGGCCACCATTCCAGTGACTTTTTTGACCGCCTGGTACATGCTGCATTCTGCAGGCAGGTTGCA contains:
- a CDS encoding cation:proton antiporter, whose product is MDHLIKDLAILLLVSLPINVLFHKIKIPSVMGFLIAGVIIGPNGLQLIQDSERVKDLAEIGVILLLFVIGLEFSIKRMLKDLGVVLGVGTLQLGLTGALIFFIFNAYGYSMSQGLLFGLLIPLSSTAIVLKMITDRAEIDTRHGRICIGTLLFQDLAVVPMMLIIPLLSQSGQLSSLDFGMALLKAVAAVAAIVFLSRMFVPRSLGAIARLGSKEHLTLFVILIILGTGWVSESVGLSLAMGAFIAGIIISESEYSHQIILDILPLRDYFGSIFFISVGMLLQVQVFWDSALWFLGLAAAVVALKAVLAFLACLVLKNSFRDSFIVGARLAQVGEFSLLLASLALESDLFLPGQYQSFLIVCILSMLAAPLLIQVSTGLSMKLHSLFRAGPEEESESPGQNKLAGHVIIAGYGLVGRNLSRVLKETHTPFVVLELAGEKIKQALNEEVKALYGDSTHRDTLLRAGIKRAKMLVIASSSDFMSAEQTVRLARQLNSEVYILVRVRYAAQVDELNAAGANQVIPEEFETSIEIFSRVLREYHISNNIIEQQVELARLEGYGMFRGLSLNIESMKKFSAYMTASLTESFQVLEDSWCHNQSIGELKWIKDSGVKMIAVVRNNDLDANPDREFRFRVGDIIILFGRHANLDRSLKYLRYGDSTG
- a CDS encoding DUF4197 domain-containing protein — encoded protein: MSKSDGYFGNELTKILMPEKIQNVADMLKKVGMGEQVDTFVLTMNRAAESAAPQAKGFFMDAIKEMTFDDAKKILDGSDTAATEYLDSKTRQKIYDAFKPTVSTQLDQVGDTKAYKDMMGSFSSIPFASAQSMDLDHYVTDKALEGLFKVVGEEEKKIRTNPTARVTDLLQQVFKK
- a CDS encoding molybdopterin-dependent oxidoreductase, with product MISRRNFLARWLAAVSVILTGMFLRPSKVIADIDHFSGTDFVGKTRVGEHESFYINYWKPMRRIQPLQWKLEVRGLCKNPATFTLKEIKSLPVKTRTSRLKCVECWSARAEWQGFSIKDLEEKIQPLPEATGVLFHCADTYQEYLPRESLMRPETLLAYNMDGKPLTDEHGFPLRVIVPFKYGYKNPKAILTMEYVADVKAGTWSKIGPYSMDGTILPGIDHPLDLGKKPHRIPGGEILDY
- a CDS encoding SUMF1/EgtB/PvdO family nonheme iron enzyme, translated to MLEIPGGFFIQGDPTHARPREKPVAFLETFLIDSHEVTNAEFTKQFPEHSFREGAEKHPVSHVTWQEAKTYCLLVGKRLPSEAEWEKAARGTDGRLYPWGDQVPNRKPHPYYSGLVKRTVGLNRQDVSFYGVRDMAGSIWEWTADRVDGKTVTRGGLWNHHLDYEYSKTFERNLIDPDNRFIFLGFRCARSK
- a CDS encoding SDR family NAD(P)-dependent oxidoreductase, with protein sequence MSSKRNEPIAIIGLGCRFPGGANSPEQYWDLLRQGKDAIIEVPPDRWNVETYYSPNPKAPGKTISRWGGFIDSMQMFDARFFGISPREATHMDPQQRILLECVWQALEDGGQVPDRLAGTPVGVFLGVSGWEYQSYLKLDLHCVEGQTVSGVALSVAANRISYLFDFKGPSLITDTACSSSLVAAHLACQSIWSGESTLAITGGVNAILVPDVTIGLGKGGMLSPDGRCKSFDAAGNGYVRGEGAGIAVLKPLQKALQDKDPVYGMILSTTSNQDGRTWAMPIPNGESQKAMLREACKKAGISPNEIQYLEAHGTGTLMGDPIEANAQGQVLSENRPLDDVCYMGSVKSNIGHLESASGIAGLMKVALALKHKEIPPNLHFKHPHPEIDFEALKLKIPLELTPWPQKDVPALAGVNSFGFGGTNANILVKEAPVQMDPKTDGVDSGDPADLLLTLSARTPDALKDFAQSYIDFFYKKKDWTSRDLGDVCYTASMRRNHHDYRLAMAGQSVQDFIEGLQAFLNDEKHPGLSSGKVIAARKSEGLSSGKVIAARKSEGVSSGNNIVDAGPKIVFLFSGQGPQWWAMGRQLMEKEPVFHAAIKKCDALFSRHADWSLLKELMADEEHSRINETHITQPALFALQVGLADLWKSWGIQPSAVIGHSIGEAAAAYTAGVYSLEEAVRIVFHRGRWLHKMAGKGKMAVVGLSERKAEEVLKGWENEISLAAVNSPKSVTVSGDAGALEKMMEPLQQKEIFCRYLQVNYAFHSYQMDSVRKDLLKSLKDLTCQKGSIPFYSTVRGKVESGDQLGADYWWENVRNPVRFFKATEKLVQDGFTTFLEFSPHPVLGANISECLSHLKQKGTVLPSLNHNEEDRKIMVNSLGALYCQGHPIDWNSIFPDGGRCVSLPYYPWQRERYWHEREEKGYDPFAVDVHPFLGWEMEFSSSGWQCRLDKRDLIFLGDHVVKGLLIFPGAGFVEWALALAKHVKDGASCVLDSIEFHNALILPRNKGLKTQMSYDPSDASFKIHSLSDRTHQTWTLHASGTLADQFNPNDPAKIDLQAIKNRCKKEVISKELYETFEKMGLSYGPAFQGIDKSWRGDGEALALLKKPEALGIDARPYQIHPALLDAAFQVSALLALESEALTSKLFLPVSLDRVLFNGSPPHPLWVYVKAKEFSSGQAVVDLQMFDEDGKIWIECQGLHLRAINPGRGRDLQNPDNWLYEWRWEPCSDTASSSQKSVTALLPGPDEIVSSLEEGRDYLSQVLDRPCFYDAIEPQFNHLSALYVLKVLKQLAPGFEALTVFSTEFLMEHFKLNPKHSAYVENCLCILGDEGILERQDTQWKIVSIPKKVENPQEVWKSMMGKFPAYLAELNLLRLAGEKLAGILTGEIDGLQTIFAEENAIWERLQQGACSSRIYTLLLQKVISFLLNDLPEGRKLRILEIGGVASGVNTPSILRKCSPDKVEYVFTDLTEDRGEKAGQKLREFSCVQSKTLDLELPPSTQEFAPHSFDLILGSHFNFEMEPSPKALGHIKELLTSEGLLLQLEWNTASSWLRMILGVCEFDCGTAKKAPFPWKGGGDWRQLLTEAGFENALQWGDVDDLSKSLQTFLLARGPKISQADSPQENKILAPNKKGSWILFADSKGVGKALAESLQNFGENCFLVTPGTEFQAGGDGRIQVRPDSLEDMGDLIHFVRKQKPALRGIVHLWNLDSPETADLSLSSLQQTETFGSLSVTQLINEMANVKWSKAPQLFLVTQGSQAVQPKEKNISVAQGPVWGIGRVIQSEHSNFKCKIVDLDPESGSNPENALFAELWRDDREEEIAFRQGQRFTYRLHRPEPEETTVDSFIQAKETEAPAFVMDIGTPGILENFKLKAVERSRPEPGVVEIRVCAAGLNFRDVMIALGLLPGELEGVNHTWETLGLECSGIVTAVGEGVTDFQVGDEVAALSGGGCFGSHTMAPAFATALKPRQISFEDAATIPVTFLTAWYMLHSAGRLQKGERILIHAASGGVGMAAVQIAQLAGAEVFATAGTDEKRGFLRDLGVKQLFDSRSLAFAEQIMEETQGEGVDLVLNSLAGQFIFKSVEILKPLGRFLEIGKRDIYENNKLGLRPFLKGISFITMVDIKQGFASLGKEFRSIFMEIMRHMNNGDLHPLPHRVFPISNAVNAFRTMAQAKHMGKVVVSLEEPDLNLSQDEVYSTSFSADATYLITGGLGGFGLATVKWMVGQGARHLALMGRSETPSDEAKAAIAVMQEAGAEVRMVRGDVSDAQDVSRVLKEIESSMPPLKGIIHGAMVLDDGLLIHLTPKRFKRATAPKIHGAWNLHQQTLGKSLDFFILFSSVANVVGNPGQANYVAANAFLESLAQYRRGQGLSGQVIHWGPLSGVGVAARQQGLIKRLEGQGLMSITSRQAVEMLGRLMHKNPVAMGVFPIDWRKLLSLSRSGSNSPRYSYVLGDDAQGDHGGDLDGEVLIRPKLLTVPPEERAEILGEHLRQSIAKILGLASSKLEMDLPLTDAGLDSLMAMELIVRIETDLQITVPVVRFLGGPSINQMVPWLLEEMENQEDDEDEIEEEMSASVSIN